One genomic segment of Ricinus communis isolate WT05 ecotype wild-type chromosome 5, ASM1957865v1, whole genome shotgun sequence includes these proteins:
- the LOC8275689 gene encoding uncharacterized protein LOC8275689 has product MRRACKYSATQHHYHNATVRFSVFFSLIISSPFLLLRIKDSVPDIWFCLAGLQMGDLPLKSEKSLHEDCKLYVFLMKDGKPICRTQCLNPPAEVPQSWNIHDIIPRSKMNIYDGLPHCFLRPAAENNRDQNEWQRFLSYLQKRNSVGIAKFEFCNFYILPPAEAYNFSHVKVAYREKTSNKYSHQKHCESVVDTTEACQFVGCNLDPVETCGTVPSQSAERFTARKNVHMKASDQGIIEDNETSYVKFSQSIGDPLGHEPTIRHQRRAVKQDGPLMENYVRADPSYLQTLGQAHSGWIFGAIAELVDNSRDAKASRLDILIETIYSKRAGKDIPMLSIIDDGHGMTHQEVMRMTCFGHKQPDVDDLDRIGRFGVGFKTGAMRLGRDALVLTQTSCSRSIAFLSQSLNEGNDNLEIPIVSYRRKGQFMEVDTNVQSEALAKNNLKAIKELSHFDKYLIGEKAGLFHGKHTGTQIYIWNLDEWGSGYCLDWTTGLNGWSSFHQGDILIRSKRVRSRPGQMTQKVPLDYSLRSYLEVIFLVPRMRIYVQGSLVKSRPLAKSLSMTCEATDNILGKRVHLTLGRCQLEWEQGNSGIFLYWHGRLIEAYKRVGGMAHGKVGLGVIGVIDVTDLMDNGNGRVWVHSNKQGFQDCEPYVRLENWLGKKVDEYWDNNFDTVPLKKGGVLYKPDQEWVQCDRCRKWRMLCAGYDRKNLLLEWFCYMEPFQGSCETPEQKAKHGVITVSTRRSGYDREDAEDDAIITSEEARWMLDSFTAQENERMDAQQYVSDEMGSLHYQSSRKKQQQLKLDINQQIAQLHTRIQEHSRNKKPVFAILSRTQEHSCNKKPIFEI; this is encoded by the exons ATGCGAAGAGCCTGCAAATACTCTGCGACACAACACCATTACCACAACGCCACTGTACGCTTCTccgttttcttttctctcatCATCTCTTCTCCGTTTCTCCTTCTCCGGATCAA ggATTCTGTACCTGATATTTGGTTCTGTTTGGCCGGTTTGCAAATGGGAGATCTGCCGTTGAAATCAGAAAAAAGTTTGCATGAAG ATTGCAAGCTCTATGTTTTTCTGATGAAGGATGGGAAACCAATATGTCGAACACAGTGCTTAAACCCTCCTGCAGAAGT GCCTCAAAGTTGGAATATACATGACATAATCCCAAGATCTAAGATGAATATCTATGATGGTCTCCCTCATTGCTTTTTACGCCCTGCTGCTGAGAACAATCGTGACCAAAATGAGTGGCAGAGATTTTTGTCTTATCTTCAAAAGAGAAACTCG GTTGGAATTGCAAAATTTGAATTCTGCAACTTCTATATACTTCCTCCTGCTGAAGCCTACAATTTTAGCCATGTCAAAGTTGCATATCGAGAAAAAACATCCAATAAGTACAGTCATCAAAAGCACTGTGAATCAG TTGTGGATACAACTGAAGCATGTCAATTTGTTGGATGTAACTTGGATCCAGTTGAGACTTGTGGAACTGTGCCATCTCAAAGTGCTGAGAGGTTTACTGCCAGGAAAAATGTGCATATGAAGGCAAGTGATCAGGgtattattgaagataatgaAACATCTTATGTTAAGTTTTCACAATCAATTGGTGATCCCCTTGGTCATGAGCCAACAATCAGACATCAGCGGCGTGCAGTGAAACAGGATGGACCACTGATGGAAAATTACGTGCGCGCAGATCCAAGTTACCTGCAAACTCTTGGTCAAGCACATTCTGGATGGATATTTGGTGCTATAGCTGAGCTTGTAGATAATTCTAGGGATGCGAAAGCAAGCAG GCTGGATATTCTTATTGAAACCATATATTCAAAAAGAGCTGGCAAGGATATTCCTATGTTGTCAATTATAGATGATGGCCATGGGATGACACATCAGGAGGTCATGAGAATGACATGTTTTGGCCACAAGCAACCTGATGTAGATGATCTAGATCGAATAGGAAGATTTGGTGTTGGATTTAAG ACTGGAGCAATGAGGCTTGGCAGGGATGCTCTTGTTCTTACTCAAACTAGTTGTTCCAGATCTATAGCCTTTCTCTCACAATCCTTAAATGAAGGAAATGAT aatCTAGAGATTCCTATTGTAAGCTACCGCAGAAAAGGACAGTTTATGGAGGTGGATACAAATGTCCAATCTGAAGCTTTAGCGAAGAACAACTTGAAAGCTATTAAGGAACTTTCACATTTTGATAAGTATTTGATTGGTGAAAAAGCAGGCTTGTTCCATGGAAAACACACAGGAACACAAATATACATATGGAACTTAGATGAATGGGGCTCAGGTTATTGTTTGGATTGGACAACTGGACTAAATGGCTGGAGCTCCTTTCACCAAGGTGACATACTTATCCGTTCAAAAAGGGTCAGATCTCGCCCTGGACAGATGACTCAAAAG GTGCCCTTAGATTATTCACTCAGATCTTATCTAGAAGTCATCTTTTTAGTTCCACGAATGAGGATATATGTTCAAGGTTCATTG GTTAAAAGTCGGCCATTGGCAAAATCTTTAAGTATGACTTGTGAAGCAACTGATAATATATTGGGGAAACGTGTTCACTTAACTCTTGGTCGCTGTCAATTAGAGTGGGAGCAGGGAAATTCTGGAATATTTTTGTATTGGCATGGTCGCTTAATTGAG GCTTACAAAAGAGTTGGTGGCATGGCTCATGGAAAAGTGGGACTAGGAGTGATTGGCGTCATAGATGTTACTGATCTGATG GATAATGGGAATGGTCGTGTTTGGGTGCACAGTAACAAGCAAGGTTTTCAGGATTGTGAGCCATATGTTCGACTGGAGAATTGGCTAGGCAAAAAGGTTGATGAATATTGGGATAATAATTTTGACACGGTGCCACTG AAAAAGGGTGGTGTCCTGTACAAGCCTGACCAGGAGTGGGTTCAGTGTGACAGGTGTAGAAAGTGGAGGATGCTCTGTGCTGGATATGACAGAAAGAATTTACTTTTAGAATG GTTCTGTTACATGGAACCTTTCCAAGGATCATGTGAAACTCCTGAGCAGAAGGCCAAACATGGAGTAATTACAGTGTCCACAAGACGATCTGGTTATGATAGAGAAGATGCTGAAGATGATGCAATAATCACATCTGAAG AAGCCAGGTGGATGCTGGATTCTTTCACTGCTCAAGAAAACGAACGAATGGATGCACAACAATATGTCT